The Nitrosomonas cryotolerans ATCC 49181 genome includes a window with the following:
- the infB gene encoding translation initiation factor IF-2 — protein MTQMSVEQFANELGLLPAVLLEQLRAAGVNKSLARDSLTEQDKAQLLNYLRKAHGTADTKGSVILTRRKTSEIRKSDSAGRARTIQVEVRKKRVLAKPVVPDEVKDRVTEVDQAKPPMFEPVIDAAQMALRKEEARKQAELIARQAAEIKEKQRRKKAGEGIIVKNKEEEQAKPVVTPPIVIEATDESIAISSEATSEPVEIPQSQVQPESASVSKEGTLQKTPVKAEEKVEKKKKQTKQADWKDEVTKRRGIKARGDLTSGQGWRTRKEKHGKSSSNDGQNIHAFSAPTEPIVHEIMVPETISVGALAQKMSVKAAGVIKVLMKMGNMVTINQMLDQDTAMIVVEELGHVAKYAALDSPESFLTDANTTEVELKMEPRAPVVTVMGHVDHGKTSLLDYIRRSRVAGGEAGGITQHIGAYHVETNQGMVTFLDTPGHEAFTAMRARGTRITDMVILVVAADDGVMPQTIEAVHHAKAAKIPIVVAVNKMDKPEANPERIKQELVAHEVVPEDWGGDTMFVEVSAKTGEGIDTLLESVLLQAEVMELKAPKNTPAKGVVIESRLDKGRGPVATILVQSGTLKRGDVLLAGAVFGKVRAMTDENGKPIKQAGTSIPVEIQGMSEVPVAGEVVIVLDDERKAREIALFRQGKYRDVKLAKLQAAKLENVFEQKDDVKILELIIKADVQGSCEALADSLQRLSTDEVRVNIIHSGVGAIIESDINLALASKAVVIGFNTRADASARKLITSSGVDVRYYNIIYEAVDEIKAALSGMMSPDRKDNILGLVEIRELFRIPKVGAIAGCYVLDGIIKRNSLVRLLRDGKVIHSCELDSLKRFKDDVKEVREGFECGLSLKNFNDIQVGDQLESYEIIETARSL, from the coding sequence ATGACTCAAATGAGTGTAGAACAATTTGCGAATGAACTGGGCTTGTTGCCGGCTGTACTATTGGAGCAACTTCGGGCGGCCGGTGTAAATAAGTCGTTGGCCAGAGACAGTTTGACGGAGCAAGACAAAGCTCAGTTGCTTAATTATCTTCGTAAGGCTCACGGTACTGCTGATACAAAAGGCAGTGTTATTTTGACTCGCAGGAAAACTTCTGAAATTAGAAAATCTGATAGTGCTGGAAGAGCCCGAACTATTCAGGTGGAAGTGAGAAAAAAACGTGTGCTGGCAAAACCGGTAGTGCCTGATGAAGTTAAAGATCGAGTCACAGAGGTCGATCAAGCAAAACCACCTATGTTCGAACCCGTGATAGATGCTGCTCAAATGGCATTACGTAAAGAAGAAGCAAGGAAGCAGGCCGAATTGATCGCGCGCCAGGCAGCAGAAATTAAAGAAAAGCAAAGGCGTAAAAAGGCTGGGGAAGGAATTATTGTAAAAAATAAAGAAGAGGAGCAGGCCAAACCTGTAGTTACACCGCCGATAGTCATTGAGGCCACTGATGAATCTATCGCCATCTCATCTGAGGCAACTTCAGAGCCGGTAGAAATACCACAATCACAAGTACAGCCAGAGTCAGCATCTGTTTCAAAAGAAGGAACATTACAAAAAACACCGGTGAAAGCGGAAGAAAAAGTTGAGAAGAAAAAGAAACAAACGAAGCAGGCTGACTGGAAAGATGAAGTAACAAAGCGGCGCGGTATTAAAGCACGGGGCGATTTGACCAGTGGTCAGGGGTGGCGGACACGTAAAGAAAAGCATGGAAAATCGTCATCAAACGATGGGCAAAATATCCATGCTTTTTCAGCACCTACGGAACCTATTGTTCATGAAATCATGGTGCCTGAAACGATTTCGGTCGGGGCACTTGCTCAGAAAATGTCGGTTAAGGCTGCTGGGGTTATTAAAGTATTGATGAAAATGGGAAATATGGTGACTATTAATCAGATGCTGGATCAGGATACAGCAATGATTGTAGTGGAAGAACTAGGGCATGTTGCAAAGTATGCGGCACTTGATAGCCCTGAATCTTTCTTAACAGATGCGAATACGACAGAAGTTGAATTAAAGATGGAACCACGTGCGCCAGTCGTCACGGTAATGGGTCATGTGGATCATGGCAAAACTTCTTTGCTGGACTATATTCGTCGTTCACGGGTGGCGGGTGGCGAGGCGGGAGGTATTACTCAGCATATTGGTGCTTACCATGTTGAGACTAATCAGGGAATGGTTACCTTTTTGGATACACCTGGGCATGAAGCATTTACAGCTATGAGAGCGCGTGGTACTAGAATTACTGATATGGTTATTTTGGTAGTTGCTGCAGATGATGGTGTCATGCCTCAAACTATTGAGGCAGTCCACCATGCAAAAGCAGCTAAAATTCCGATCGTTGTCGCTGTTAATAAAATGGATAAACCAGAAGCCAATCCTGAACGAATTAAACAGGAACTGGTTGCACATGAGGTTGTGCCAGAAGATTGGGGTGGTGATACCATGTTTGTTGAGGTTTCAGCTAAAACGGGCGAAGGTATCGATACTCTGTTGGAGAGCGTTTTACTGCAAGCGGAAGTAATGGAGCTTAAGGCTCCCAAAAATACACCTGCCAAAGGTGTCGTGATTGAGTCACGATTGGATAAGGGTCGTGGCCCGGTAGCCACGATACTGGTGCAATCAGGCACTTTAAAGCGGGGCGATGTGCTACTTGCTGGTGCAGTATTTGGCAAGGTTCGAGCGATGACTGATGAGAATGGCAAGCCGATCAAGCAAGCTGGCACCTCTATTCCAGTGGAAATTCAAGGTATGTCAGAAGTGCCTGTAGCTGGTGAAGTAGTCATAGTGTTGGATGATGAAAGAAAAGCACGTGAAATTGCACTGTTTCGTCAGGGTAAATATCGTGATGTAAAGCTTGCTAAATTACAGGCTGCAAAGCTTGAAAATGTATTTGAACAGAAAGACGATGTAAAAATACTTGAACTGATTATCAAGGCAGATGTTCAAGGCTCTTGTGAGGCGCTTGCGGATTCGCTGCAAAGGCTTTCTACTGACGAAGTGAGAGTGAATATTATTCATAGCGGAGTTGGGGCCATTATAGAATCTGATATTAATTTGGCACTTGCTTCCAAAGCCGTTGTGATTGGTTTTAATACACGTGCAGATGCAAGTGCACGTAAACTGATCACTTCTAGTGGTGTTGATGTTCGTTATTACAATATCATCTATGAAGCGGTCGATGAAATAAAAGCAGCTTTATCTGGCATGATGTCGCCAGATCGTAAGGATAATATTCTTGGCCTGGTTGAAATCCGTGAATTGTTCCGTATTCCCAAGGTAGGTGCTATTGCGGGTTGTTATGTATTAGATGGCATTATTAAACGGAATTCGCTGGTGCGATTGTTACGTGATGGTAAAGTGATACATAGTTGCGAGCTCGATTCACTAAAACGTTTTAAAGATGATGTGAAAGAAGTTAGGGAAGGGTTTGAATGTGGACTCTCGTTGAAAAATTTTAATGATATTCAGGTGGGTGATCAACTGGAATCTTATGAAATTATAGAAACGGCACGGTCTTTATGA
- the rbfA gene encoding 30S ribosome-binding factor RbfA has product MPRDYSRTLRVADQIQRELANLIDNEIKDPRVGMITVTGVEVSRDYGNAKVYYTTLASKEERFLIEKGLEHASGFLRTHLSHRMKLRVVPHLYFIYDESVERGVRLSRLIDEAVAQEDSANQSHVDI; this is encoded by the coding sequence ATGCCTAGAGATTATTCTCGTACGTTACGTGTGGCTGATCAGATTCAGCGTGAGTTGGCAAATTTAATCGATAATGAAATTAAAGACCCACGTGTGGGTATGATTACAGTGACGGGTGTTGAAGTCAGTCGGGACTATGGAAATGCTAAAGTCTACTATACTACGCTTGCTAGTAAAGAGGAAAGATTCTTGATTGAGAAAGGCTTAGAGCATGCGAGTGGCTTTTTGCGTACTCATTTATCGCATAGAATGAAACTAAGAGTAGTGCCTCATCTTTATTTTATTTATGATGAGTCGGTTGAGCGCGGTGTGCGTCTTTCGCGTCTTATAGATGAGGCGGTGGCGCAGGAGGATAGCGCTAATCAATCGCATGTCGATATCTAA